CAACCTTACACAACCGATCAAGAAAACTTTATACTCGATGCGAATTTTGGTAAAATGTCGGATCCTGCTGCTTTGTCAGCCAAATTAAATGAACGCGCTGGCATTGTCGAACATGGGCTATTCCTGGGTTTAGCCAGCGAGGTCATTGTCGCAGCTGAAGATGACATCCGGCATTTGCAACACAAACGCAAATGAAAACACGTCGCCAATTCATCACATGGGCCCTCAAGGTGCTAACAGGCCTCGGTCTGTTGGCCACCTCCATTAAGGCCTTTTTACAAAGAGCTTGGGCTCAAACCAAACGGTTTATCGTTCCACGCGATACGGACTTGTCGACATTGCGCAATAAAAATCCGGCTACGCTGGATACCAGCCAACTGGAAGTTCTTCCATTGGAAGCGTTTGAAACCATGGGGTTGAAAAACCATGCCGTGCACCTACCTTCATGGCGCCTGATCATAGACGGCAATGTCGCCGTACCAACCCGACTTCCCTATTCGGAAATCATCAAGCTTCCCTCGATTGAACGCAATGTTTTGCTGATTTGTCCCGGTGTCTTTGTCAACCATGGCAGATGGAAGGGGATATCTCTGATGACGGTATTAAATCTAGCCCAGATGCAGGAGGATACGACGCATATCACCGTTTACGGGCCAGAAGGCCCCAATGAGAAAGTAGAGCGCTTTCCGATTGAGGATGTCGGATCGGATAAAGTGTTTTTGGCCTATCAAGTAAACGGTGAAAAATTGCCGATTAAGCACGGATTTCCCCTGCGCATCGTGGCTGAAGATTACTACGGGGATGATTGGGTCAAGTATGTATATAAGATTGAAGCAATCAAAAAACTGGAGTGATGGAGTGATGATTACTTTCATCTACTGATCTTTCTTGATTTCTGCTTTTCCGGTACTCCAGTACTCCAACACTCCAGTACTCCATGAATTTTGAAGAAAAGGAGCCATTGATGGACAACACCGATTATCGCGCAAATTTAGAGACAAAAACGGGGTCGATCGACTTTTTTGACATTATGCGACTGGAAAAAAACGGTATCGCCGATATTCAACGCCTGCCCTATTCGATCAAAATCCTGGTGGAAAACCTGTTGCGCAAGCTGGATGGCCACGTCGTGCTGGAACAAGATTTAAAAAATATCGCCGGCTGGCAAAAAAGCTATGAAACACCGGTGGAAATTCCGTATCATCCCGCGCGGGTACTGATGCAGGATTTTACGGGTGTTCCAGCGGTGGTTGATCTGGCGGCTATGCGTGATGCCGTAAAAGATTTGGGCGGCAATCCGCAAAAGATCAACCCGCTGGTTCCAGTGGATCTGATTGTCGATCATTCGGTGCAGGTCGATTATTTCGGCAACCCCGATGCCATTACCCAGAATGTCGCCAAAGAATATGAGCGCAATGCCGAACGCTACGCGCTGCTGAAGTGGGCCCAGAAAAGCTTTGATAATTTCAACGTCGTCCCGCCAAATTCAGGCATCTGTCACCAGGTGAATCTGGAATATCTGGGGCGGGTGGTCATGACCGAAAAAGCCGGTACCCGCACGGTGGCCTATCCGGACACCCTGGTGGGCACCGATTCACACACCCCGATGATCAATGCCATCGGGGTCATGGGCTGGGGTGTGGGCGGCATCGAGGCCGAAGCCGTTACGCTAGGGCAGCCGTACTACATGTCCATTCCGCAAGTCGTTGGGGTCAAGCTGGTCGGAGAATTACCAGCCGGCACGACGGCAACCGATCTGGTATTGACCGTCACCGAATTGCTTCGCCAGCACAACGTGGTTGAAAAATTCGTTGAATTTTTCGGCTCCGGCATGAAAAATCTGACCGTTACCGATCGCGCCACACTGGCCAACATGACCCCGGAATACGGCGCCACCTTGGGCTTTTTCCCCATCGATGAAAAAACCATTGATTATCTGAAGATGACCAACCGGGCCGACCGGGCCGAGATCGTCGAAACCTACGCCAAAAAACAGGGACTTTTCTACACGGATGCCAACGAGCCCGAATATTCCGAAATTGTCGAACTCAATCTGGCCACGGTGGTGCCCTGTGTTGCCGGACCAGCCCGACCCCAGGATCGCATCAACATCAGCGATTTAAAACAGAGTTTTGCCACCCAGCTCGGCTGCACATATGAGCGTGACGCCGATGTTGAGCATATATCCAAATACCACGATGAATCCGGTTCGAAGACCAAGCGCCCAGAAGACTGCAAGCCTAAGAAGAAGGCCTGCCAAATCGTGGTCAATGGTGAGCCCATCGAGCTTTGCGACGGCGACATTGTCATCGCAGCCATTACATCCTGTACCAATACCTCCAATCCGTTTGTCATGCTGGGCGCCGGACTGGTGGCCAAAAAGGCCGTTGAAAAAGGGTTGCGCGTGCCTGCCTATGTGAAGACCTCACTAGCGCCGGGCTCAAAAGTTGTCATCGATTACTTAAAGGACGCCCAGTTGCTGTCTTACCTGGAACAGCTGGGATTTTACCTGGCCGGTTTCGGTTGCACCACCTGTATCGGCAACAGCGGGCCGCTACCGCCTGAAATTGACAAGGCTGTCCAGGACAAGGACCTGACTGTAGCGGCAGTGCTGTCGGGCAACCGCAATTTTGAAGCCCGCATTCATCAACAGGTACGCGGCAATTTTCTGGCATCCCCGATGCTTGTTGTCGCTTTTGCTATCGCCGGCAGCATCGATATTGATCTGACCAGCGAGCCGCTGGGCCAGGATGCTGATGGCCAACCGGTGTATTTGAAAGATATCTGGCCGACCGCTGAAGAAATCGAGAGTCTTATCCACAAACATGTTAAACTGCAGTATTTCAAAGAGGAATACGCTTGCATATTTGACGGCGATGATTTTTGGCGCCAGCTTCCGGTTGCGGAAGGCACCACCTTTGAGTGGCAGGAACAATCCACCTATATCCGCAAGCCGCCTTATTTTCAGGAGTTTGCACTGGATATCACCCAACCGGCGGATGTTCAAAATGCGGGCATTTTGCTGATTTTAGGCGATTCGCTGACCACAGATCATATTTCTCCGGCCGGTGCCATTCCGCCGGAATATCCAGCCGGCAAATACTTAATTGAAAAAAAGGTCGCACCGGCAGATTTTAATTCCTACGGATCCCGCCGGGGCAATCACGAGGTCATGATGCGCGGCACCTTTGGCAACATCCGTATTAAAAACAAATTGGTGGATCCCAAAGAAGGCAGTTTCACGTTAAAATTTCCGCAGAGCGAGGAGATGTATGTGTATGACGCTGCCATGCAATACATGGCTGAACATAAACCTCAGCTGGTTTTGGGCGGTAAAGAGTATGGCACCGGCTCATCACGGGACTGGGCGGCTAAAGGATCCCAGCTGCTGGGCATCAAAGCGGTCATTGCCGAATCATATGAACGAATTCACCGCAGCAACCTGGTGGGGATGGGCGTGCTGCCATTGACTTTCAATGATGGCGACAGCTGGCAAAGTCTGGGGCTCGACGGCTCGGAGACCTACACCATCACCGGCATTGAAGACATCGCGCCTCTTAAAACCCTTGGCGTTCAGGCGGTTAAACCGGATGGTAGCAAAATTGAGTTTAATGTAACCGCCCGATTGAACACCGATATCGATGTGGCATATTTTAAACACGGTGGTATATTGCCGTATGTACTACGCAAAATACTATCCGAGTAAAGCGAGTGTTTCAAATTTAAAAAGATATTATGAGTACTTATATTAAATGAATATTATCAATTTATATTTTTTAAATTTGAAACCCCAAGGGGCTTGCCGATCTCACCGCATCTACTGTGTCAAATGCCGTCCCGCATAGTTTAACTATAGCGGAACGACATTTTCCTTGTAGCTGCGGCAACCTCGGCAATCACTCGCCCTTAAATATACTCTTTGGGTTAATAGAGTAAACCCAATAGACACAGCAAGGGTGGTAAAAGTCTTCTGTAAAAACAATCAGGCTCTGAGCCGCCCTGTTCCAAAAGAAGAAAGGCTGAAACATGGGAACTGAAAATCGGATTGCCATAAACCCGGACGGCACACTGAATGTTCCGGATACACCCCAAATTCCGTTTATCGAAGGCGACGGCATTGGGCCGGAAATCTGGCAGGCTACGCGTCTGGTTATCGATGCAGCTGTAGAAAAAGTGTATGATGGCAACAAAAAAATTATATGGCTGGAGGTTTTGGCGGGTGAAAAAGCATTTAAGGAAACCGGCAACTGGCTGCCGGACGAAACCCTTGCCGATATTGAAAAATATGCGGTGGCCATCAAAGGCCCCATGACGACCCCGGTGGGCAAAGGCATTCGCAGCTTGAATGTGACGATCCGCCAGGCGCTCGATCTTTATGCCTGTGTGCGCCCGGTGAAATATATAAAGTCGGTTCCCAGCCCGGTCAAAGATCCGCAAAGCGTTAACATGGTCATTTTTCGGGAAAATACCGAAGACCTGTATGCGGGTATCGAGTATCAATCCGGCAGCCCGGATGCGGATAAAGTACGGCAGTTTTTAAACGAACAAATGGGCACCACCTTGCCCACCGATGCAGGCATTGGCATCAAGCCCATCAGTGCGACCAACACCAAACGACTGGTGGCCAGAGCCATTGCGTATGCCCTCGACAACGGCTTTACCAGTGTAACCCTGATGCACAAAGGCAATATCATGAAATTTACCGAAGGCGCTTTCGCCCATTGGGGTTATGAGGTCGCTGCCGAAAAATTCAAAGACCTGACGATCACGGAACAAGAGCTGTGGGATGATTATCAGGGCAAGCAACCGCACGGTAAAGTGGTAATCAAAGATAGAATCGCCGACATGCTTTTTCAACAGGTTCTGCTGCGACCCAATGAATTCGGCGTTATTGCCACACCCAACTTAAACGGTGACTATCTTTCAGATGCCCTGGCTGCCCAGGTAGGGGGATTGGGGATGGCACCGGGCGCCAATATCGGCGATCTTTGCGCGGTTTTTGAAGCCACCCATGGCACCGCTCCAAAATATGCGGGACAGGATAAAGTCAACCCCAGCTCTTTAATCCTTTCAGGCGTCATGATGCTGGTTCATATGGGATGGCGCGAGGCTGCCCGCCTGGTTCGCGATGCCCTGCAGGATACCATTGAAGCCAAAACGGTTACCTATGATCTGGCCCGTCAGATCAAAGATGCCCAACAACTAAAATGCTCCGAGTTCGGTCAGGCAATCATTTCACACATGGGATAACCCTGGTTTCAGGTTTCGGGTGTCAGGTGTCAGGCCTTCGGTGGTAGGTTTTGGGTCCTTGTTAATCAAATCCTGCAAAGGTCGCTTGATTTTTTAATTCTGATTTTTAGTCCTTTGTTCCTTGACACCTGAATCCGCCTTCGGCGGAACACCTGACACCTGATATGTAAGGATCACCACCTATTGACGACATAGAGGAGTCGATTGAAGAATAAACAGAGGAGACATATTAAATGGACACCTATTACAAGCCGGAAGATCTTCCCAAGTTTGAAGACATCGGCAAAGAAGCGCCTGAGTTGGCGCGCAAATTTTTTGACTATTACAACGCTGTTTTCGCTGATGGAGAGCTAACCGAACGCGAAAAAGCGCTGATTGCCCTGGCCGTCGCCCATACCGTCCAGTGCCCCTATTGCATCGATGCCTACACCCGGGCCTGCCTTGAGAAAGGATCTAATCTGGCTGAGATGACCGAAGCGGTCCATGTCGTCACCGCGATCCGGGGTGGCGCTTCCCTGGTACATGGTGTTCAGATGCGCAATATTGCAGACAAATTATCAATGTAGCAGAGGCCCAATGCTCGATAAAGCCCACATAGAAGACATCGACGCATCCTCGCAGGTCACTGCTGCGGATATCGTGCCCTTTAAGGCCACACTGGCCCGGCACGATCTTAGGCTGGTGCGCCGGACGACCGCAGCATTACAGATCAATGTGGGGCTGGTGTGCAACCAGCTCTGCCGTCACTGTCATCTGAATGCCGGGCCGGGCCGCACAGAAAATATGGACGCGCAGACGCTAAAAGCGATCGTCGCATACGCGCGGCGATGCCGATTTGAAGCCATTGATATCACCGGTGGGGCGCCGGAACTCAATCCGTTGCTGCCAGATTTAATTCGACAACTGTCACCTTTAACGCCGCGAATCATGCTGCGCTCTAATCTATCGGCCCTCAGTGAACAGATGAATCGCCTGTTGAAGGTGCTGATCGCGCACCGGGTCGTCATCGTGGCATCCTTTCCATCGTTAAATCTGTCCCAGACAGATGCCCAGCGCGGAGAAGGCATTTTCGAAAAAAGCATTGCCGTACTGAAAGCGCTCAACGCTTTGGGCTACGGACGTGCTGCATCCGGTCTGGAGTTAAACCTGGTCTCCAATCCCACCGGCGCTTATATGCCGCCCGGCCAGGAGCAAATCGAAAAACGGTATCATCAGATCC
The nucleotide sequence above comes from Desulfobacterales bacterium. Encoded proteins:
- a CDS encoding molybdopterin-dependent oxidoreductase — its product is MKTRRQFITWALKVLTGLGLLATSIKAFLQRAWAQTKRFIVPRDTDLSTLRNKNPATLDTSQLEVLPLEAFETMGLKNHAVHLPSWRLIIDGNVAVPTRLPYSEIIKLPSIERNVLLICPGVFVNHGRWKGISLMTVLNLAQMQEDTTHITVYGPEGPNEKVERFPIEDVGSDKVFLAYQVNGEKLPIKHGFPLRIVAEDYYGDDWVKYVYKIEAIKKLE
- the acnA gene encoding aconitate hydratase AcnA, giving the protein MDNTDYRANLETKTGSIDFFDIMRLEKNGIADIQRLPYSIKILVENLLRKLDGHVVLEQDLKNIAGWQKSYETPVEIPYHPARVLMQDFTGVPAVVDLAAMRDAVKDLGGNPQKINPLVPVDLIVDHSVQVDYFGNPDAITQNVAKEYERNAERYALLKWAQKSFDNFNVVPPNSGICHQVNLEYLGRVVMTEKAGTRTVAYPDTLVGTDSHTPMINAIGVMGWGVGGIEAEAVTLGQPYYMSIPQVVGVKLVGELPAGTTATDLVLTVTELLRQHNVVEKFVEFFGSGMKNLTVTDRATLANMTPEYGATLGFFPIDEKTIDYLKMTNRADRAEIVETYAKKQGLFYTDANEPEYSEIVELNLATVVPCVAGPARPQDRINISDLKQSFATQLGCTYERDADVEHISKYHDESGSKTKRPEDCKPKKKACQIVVNGEPIELCDGDIVIAAITSCTNTSNPFVMLGAGLVAKKAVEKGLRVPAYVKTSLAPGSKVVIDYLKDAQLLSYLEQLGFYLAGFGCTTCIGNSGPLPPEIDKAVQDKDLTVAAVLSGNRNFEARIHQQVRGNFLASPMLVVAFAIAGSIDIDLTSEPLGQDADGQPVYLKDIWPTAEEIESLIHKHVKLQYFKEEYACIFDGDDFWRQLPVAEGTTFEWQEQSTYIRKPPYFQEFALDITQPADVQNAGILLILGDSLTTDHISPAGAIPPEYPAGKYLIEKKVAPADFNSYGSRRGNHEVMMRGTFGNIRIKNKLVDPKEGSFTLKFPQSEEMYVYDAAMQYMAEHKPQLVLGGKEYGTGSSRDWAAKGSQLLGIKAVIAESYERIHRSNLVGMGVLPLTFNDGDSWQSLGLDGSETYTITGIEDIAPLKTLGVQAVKPDGSKIEFNVTARLNTDIDVAYFKHGGILPYVLRKILSE
- the icd gene encoding isocitrate dehydrogenase (NADP(+)) codes for the protein MGTENRIAINPDGTLNVPDTPQIPFIEGDGIGPEIWQATRLVIDAAVEKVYDGNKKIIWLEVLAGEKAFKETGNWLPDETLADIEKYAVAIKGPMTTPVGKGIRSLNVTIRQALDLYACVRPVKYIKSVPSPVKDPQSVNMVIFRENTEDLYAGIEYQSGSPDADKVRQFLNEQMGTTLPTDAGIGIKPISATNTKRLVARAIAYALDNGFTSVTLMHKGNIMKFTEGAFAHWGYEVAAEKFKDLTITEQELWDDYQGKQPHGKVVIKDRIADMLFQQVLLRPNEFGVIATPNLNGDYLSDALAAQVGGLGMAPGANIGDLCAVFEATHGTAPKYAGQDKVNPSSLILSGVMMLVHMGWREAARLVRDALQDTIEAKTVTYDLARQIKDAQQLKCSEFGQAIISHMG
- a CDS encoding arsenosugar biosynthesis-associated peroxidase-like protein, whose product is MDTYYKPEDLPKFEDIGKEAPELARKFFDYYNAVFADGELTEREKALIALAVAHTVQCPYCIDAYTRACLEKGSNLAEMTEAVHVVTAIRGGASLVHGVQMRNIADKLSM
- the arsS gene encoding arsenosugar biosynthesis radical SAM protein ArsS (Some members of this family are selenoproteins.): MLDKAHIEDIDASSQVTAADIVPFKATLARHDLRLVRRTTAALQINVGLVCNQLCRHCHLNAGPGRTENMDAQTLKAIVAYARRCRFEAIDITGGAPELNPLLPDLIRQLSPLTPRIMLRSNLSALSEQMNRLLKVLIAHRVVIVASFPSLNLSQTDAQRGEGIFEKSIAVLKALNALGYGRAASGLELNLVSNPTGAYMPPGQEQIEKRYHQILERKWGLRFNHLFNFANVPLGRFKQWLIQTGNYDAYLNKLVAQFNPCAIEGLMCRSQVSVSWDGYLYDCDFNLARGLFTRGKKIHVSEMAGPPEVGTPIFTADHCYTCAAGSGFT